CCCTCGCCGCCCACTACCCTGACGTGCAGGTGCTCTTCGCGGCGAAGGCGAACGGCAACCTTGCGGTGATCCGGGCCCTCGCCGCCGAAGGGGCCGGTGCAGACGTCTTTTCGCCGGGCGAACTCGAACTGGCCATTCGTGCCGGGATGAAACCCGAACGTCTTCTCTTCAACGGGAGTTCCAAGAGCCGTGCAGACCTCGCCCTCGCCGTCGAAAAAGGAGTGCGGGTCTCGGTCGACTCTCTGGACGAACTCCACCAGCTCGACGCCGTTGCCGGGGAGGCGGGAAAGACCGCGGAGATCGCCTTCAGGGTGAACCCGGCCCTCGAAGTCCCGACCCACCCGAAGATCGCTACCGGGCTTGCGACGAGCAAGTTCGGCATCCCGGCGCAGGAGATCATCGGCGCATACAGGGAGGCCCTGGCCTGCGAGCATATCGAACCTGTCGGTATCCACTGCCACATCGGCTCCCAGATCCTGGAGGTCGAACCCTTCGCCCGTTCGGCCGAGGTGATGGTGCGGGTCGCGAAGGAGGTCACCGACCTCGGCGTCCACCTGGAGTTCCTCGACATCGGCGGCGGCCTCGGCATCCCGTATCACCATGACACCGACCCGGCGCCGACGCCCGCGGACTATGCGGCCGCCGTGATGCCGGTCTTCCTGAAGGGTATCAGGGAGTGCGGGATCGACCCGGCCCTCTGGGTGGAGCCCGGCCGCTGGCTCGTCGGCGACTCCTCGGTCCTCCTCACCCGCGTGAACTCGGTGAAGAAGGCCCACAAGACTTTCGTGAATGTGGACGCCGGTTTCAACCTGCTCATTCGGCCGGCGATGTACGACTCCTATCACGAGGTACTCGTCGCGGACCGCGCCGATCTCCCGGCCGACGGCACCTATACGGTGGCGGGCCCGATCTGCGAGACCGGCGACATCCTGGCCCATGACCGCGCCCTCCCGACCCCGAAGGCCGGCGACGTTATCGCAGTCCTCGACGCGGGCGCCTACGGCTATGCGATGTCCTCGCAGTACAACAGCCGGCCGCGCTGTGCGGAGGTGGCGGTGAGCAACGGGAAGCACGCCCTGATGCGCCGCGCCGAGACCCTCGACGACGTCACCGCCGCCATGGAGACTCCGGCCTGGAAGGAGTGAACGGACAACCGTGAACTTTCACTACGCACTCGTCGACGACCTGATCAGCCGCGAGGAATTTGAAAAGCGGGTCGGTGAACGGATGAAGGCGGCGGGCGGTCTCCTCGACGAGAACGCCGCTTCGCTCCTCGTCGTCACCGACTGCGGCCGCCACCACCAGCGGATCGCCGGCATCGCCCCCGGCCCCTCGATCGTTTCCTTCTTCGGGAAGGTGCTCTCTGCCGGCGAACCCGAGGAGTTCGCCGGGAAGGACGGGGAGACCGGAGTGCGCGCCAACCTCCTCCTCGGCGACGCGTCCGGACGGATCGAGGTGACTCTCTGGGACGAGAAAGCCGGGGCGGCCGGGGAGATCGAGCCCGGCGAGGTACTCGAGGTGATCGGGAGGCTTGCACCGCGGGGGGGGAGCGTCACGGCCCTCGCCCTGCGGAAGTCCACGGTGCTCATCGACTGCCCGATGGAGACCGAACGTACCTGCGCTTCCCCGGTCGGCACCGGCGACCTTGTGGTACGCATCCTCGGCATCGGAGACCTGCGAGAGTTCACGCGGGGAGACGGGACAGGGGGGGCGATGGTCACGGCTGTCATCGGCGACGGAAGCGGGACGGCGCGCCTCGTCTGCTGGGATCCGGCGGTGCTCGCGGCCTCTGCGGCAGGGGACGTGGTGTGCATCAGAGGGGCGCGGGGGGCCGTGAAGGCCGGGGGGCCGGAGTTCTCCCTCGACGACCGGGGCAGCGTCACCCCCTCCCCTGAGGAGGTCGAGGTCCGGACCACCCCGGCCGCAGAGGTGAAGGCCGGGGAATGTGTCTCCCTGGAAGGGCGGGTGGCGGCGGTGCAACCGCCGCGGAGCTTCCAGACTCGCACCGGAGAGCGGTCCTATGTGCAGAATCTCGACCTCTCCGACGATTCGGGGACGGTGCGCCTCGTCCTCTGGGGTGACCGCGCCCTCCTCGGCCTTGCGCCCGGCGACGACCTCCGTGTCTACCATGCGAGGGCGAAGGAGGGGCGAAGCGGCGGGACAGAGGTCTCTGTCGGGAGGGGGAGCATGCTCCTCGGGGCCGGTGAAGAGGACGAGGAAGAGATTGTCTTTCAGGGGACGACCGTCCCCTCGGCCCTCGGCATGACCCTCGACAACGGCACCGAGGCCTACCTCCTCCCTGGCGACATCCTCCCCGGCCAGGAAGTGACGGTGACCGGGACGCGGCGGGGGCCGCGGATCATCCCGCAGGCCGTCGAACCGGCAGAGGTAGACAGGCAGGCCCTTGAAAGGCGCCTTGCGGCACTCTTCGACGAGACATGCTGAGAACATTTCACTTTCACCCCGCACACGGAGAGGGAAGTATATGTCAGGTGCGAAAGTGATATGTATGCCCGGAGACCACGATCAACCGGGTGTTTCCGGGCCTTCCGCACCTTTTCTGCTGGTGTGCGGCCAAAATATCTGAAGGAGTGAGGGAAAACATGCCAAACGTATCCATGGACCTTGAAGACCTCCCCGGCGTCGGGCCGACAACGGCGGACAAGCTTCGGGAGGCAGGCTATGCAACTGTTGAGGGCATTGCCACAGCTTCGCCGGCCGACCTCGCCGAGGCGGCAGAGATCGGAGAGTCAAGCGCAAAGAAGATTATTAAGGCAGCCCGCGAACTCGCCGATATCGGCGGGTTCAAGACCGGCGTCGCCGTCCTCGAAGACAGGAAAGAAGTGAAAAAACTTCAGACCCTTGTCCCCGAATTCGACGCCCTCCTCGACGGCGGGCTGGAGACAAAGTCCATCTCGGAATTTTACGGTGAGTTCGGGTCGGGCAAGAGTCAGATCGCCCACCAGATGGCGGTCAACGCCCAGCTCCCCGAGGAGTTCGGCGGGCTGCACGGGTCCTGCGTCTACATCGACACCGAGAACACCTTCCGCCCCGAACGTATCGAGCAGATGGTGGCAGGGCTCGAGATCCCGGGCTACGATACACCCCCGCTCATGGAGTTCCTGGAACGGATCCATGTTGCAAAGGGCTACACCTCCGACCACCAGATGCTCCTCGTCGACAGCGCCCGCGACCTTGCAAACGAGATGAAGGACAGTGACTATCCCGTACGGCTGATCATCATCGACTCGCTGACCGCCCACTTCAGGGCAGAATATGCCGGCAGGGGTACCCTGTCGGTGCGGCAGCAGAAGCTGAACCGGCACATGTACGACCTTGCAAAAATCGCCGAGGAGTACAATGCCGTCGCACTCGTCACCAACCAGGTCCAGTCGAACCCCGGCGTCTTCTTCGGCGACCCCACGAAACCGATAGGCGGCAACATCGTCGGACATGCTGCGAAGTTCAGGCTCTACCTCAGGAAGAGCAAGGGCGGCCGGCGGATCGCAAAACTCGTCGACAGCCCGAACCTGCCTGAAGGCGAGGCGGCGTTCGTCGTCGAGACGTCGGGCCTCAAGCCCTGAAGGTGGTCGGCCAGTGCTGAAGGCGGTCGTCACCGACCTCGACGGGACCCTGACCGATGCACGGCGGCGGATCTCCACCGCCGCCATCGAGACAATCCGGGACCTTGTCGATACCGGCATCCCCGTGGTCATCGCAAGCGGGAATACCATCTGCTCCCTGGACATACTGTGCAAGATGATCGGGACCGACGGGACGATCATCGGCGAGAACGGCGGGGTGTACCGCCTCTGCTTCGACGGCCAGGTCCATGTGGCAGGCCGCCAGTCGGTCTGCTGGGACGCGTACCACCGGATCGAGGAACATTTTGCCGCGGAGGGACAGACTCTCACCCTGTACTCCCCTGACAACCGCTTTGCCGACATCGCATTTGCCCGGACCGTCGAACCCGCCGAGGTGGCCGGGGTGATCGCCGACATGCCGGTCAGGGCGATCGACACCGGCTTTGCCATTCACCTCCAGTACCAGGGCATCTCGAAGGGAACGGCCCTTTCCGATCTCTCCCTCCTGATGGGCCTCTCCCCCGCCGATTTCCTTGCTATCGGTGACTCTGAGAACGATAGGGAGATGATCGGCCATGCCGGCATCGGGGCCACCGTGGACAACGCCACGCCAGGAACGAAGGCAACAGCCGATTATGTCTCTGAAAAGAGATATGGTGAGGGGTTTGTTGAAATTATCCGGAAATATCAGAAATTATTCGGGTAATTATTTTTTCGAGAGGTACCGGTCGACCACGATGTAGTCGCGTGCGTCCTTGACCGCCTCGAAGGCGATAAGCATGTGTTCGCCGTCCATCCTGTATCCTGCCGTGTCAAAGGAGGCATCAGGTTTGACGATCAGGTCGATCACCTCGCCGGTATCAAGATCGACCATGAGGTTCTTGATCTGGCCGATGATCATTCCGTCATTGCTCATCACTTTTTTGCGTGCAAGGCCCCGTGAAAAGATCGTACTCATAGTTTCTGGGTGGGTTTCGGGGATATATAAATTGTTTGAAAAGAAGGAGAATTTAGTATCCCGCCGTTTTCCGCCGGGTGTTCACTTGAGAATCTCGGAGGCCATCTTGATGTCCACGGACTTGACGGTCTTTCTTCCCGCATGACGGGTGAGTTTGATCGCTTCCCGCGCGAGAACCGTGCCGTAGTCTTCCATCAGAGCGGCCAGAGCCTCGCTCCCGTCGGCACTGACACGCTCAGCACCGGCATTCTTGATGATCCTTCCGACTGGTGCAATTGGCAGTTCGCTCATCTGTTTTCACCTCGCTCCTCAACCCCGTCCCCCAGAGGGAAGAGTGGGTTGAAATAACACACCCCTTGATGTGAATACCCATATTTATAGTTGTGGGTTGCCAGATCAGTGTACCGCCAATTATTGCCTCCCTTACAGTGCGGGGAAGACACCTATGATGTCCGACTGGGTGATGATCCCGATGGGCTTTCCACCCTCTACAACAATGAGACGCCCTATTTCACGTTCTTTAAAGCGCCGGATCACCTCGTAGAGATGGGTGTCGGCATCGGCTTCGACGACATCCGAGGTCATCACCGCGGTGACCGGTGTGGCAAGGTCAAGTCCCTGGTCCAGTCCGTCGGCAAGGTCGGTCAGGGTGACGATCCCGGCGAGCCTCTCACCGTCCATCACCGGCGCCCCATGGATGCGGTGCTGTGCAAAAAAGGACGCCGCGGATTTGAGGGTGTCGTCGGAGGAGAGGGCGAGGAGCGGGGCGCTCATATAGTGTCTGACCGATTTTTTCGGGAGGGAGATCATCTCGATGATGGAAATGAGGAGTGAACTTTTTACCTCGTCTTTTCCGAATATTTCCCCCCTAACAAGGAGTTTGTTCACCGGGGTCGGGCCGATGGTGATCTGGTCCCCGATATCGAAGACCTTCACGCTCCCGAGGATCCGGATCAGCGCGTGGCAGATGTCGGGGTGGCAGAGGGTGGTGAAGTCGATCTCCGCCACATTGGCTCCCTCGACTTCGGTGCCGTTCCTGGCGATCGGGACATGCGACTCCTGGTCATAGTTCGTGAGATTAAGTTCGCGGTAGGCCTGTACCGAGGGGTTGTACCCTCCCTTCGGGCCGGGGACGCCGTCGACGAGGCTGAGAGCCTTGAGAGACTGCATCTGGTTCCTGACCGTCCCGGGGTTGCGCTTGAGCACGTCGGCGATCTCCTCCCCCTTGATCGCGCGGGAATGTCGGTGGTACAGGGTGATGAGGGTGATGAGTATCTCTTTCTGTATGAGCGATAAATCCATACACAGAGTTTGGTCTCACTGAGCATCAATATTTTTGGTTGTGGGTGTCGTGGATTTTGAGAGAATACCGACCGTACCGACGGCGGACGAAGTGCTTGACCGGAGTTTCCGGCGAGCCGCCGCAAAGATGCGGACAAAGACGAACAAAGACCGTGCGAATGAAGATTTTGTCAGGGCAGTTTCAAGCGCCGTCCATGACAAACTGGTCCATGTCATCCAGTCGTTTCCGGTCTTCGAGGACCAGCCGCCCTTTTACCGCGATACCGTCGAGGCGCTCTTCGGTATTGAAAGGCTGAAGATGGCCCTCGGGAATGTGGGGTGGGCAGCGATGCACACGAAGAGGATGGGCTTTGAACACGGCGGAAGGCGGATCAGGAGGGCCGAGGATACCGCAGCAGTGCGGAAGCGGGCGGTGGCGAGGATCGCCTCGATCGTCCACCAGATCAACAAAGACCTGCTCTTCCTGAATGTGGCGCGAAATGTCCTGCGCAAACTCCCTGACGTCAAGGACAACGAGTTCACCGTGGTGATCGCGGGCTACCCGAATGTGGGCAAGTCCTCCTTTATCAGGCTGGTCTCGTCGGCCGAACCGGAGATCGCGTCGTACCCCTTCACCACGAAGGGTGTGGTACTGGGCCACCATTATGATGGGTGCCACAGGATCCAGTTCCTCGACACCCCCGGCCTTCTCAACAGGCCCGAGGAAGAGAGGAATGCCGTCGAAGAGCAGGCGATCGCCGCGATCGTGAATTCCGCACACCTGATCGTCTTCATCCTTGACCCGAGCGAGTACTGCGGCTACCCGATAGAGGATCAGAACCATCTCCTTGAGGCGATCAGGGTGATGGCCGAGGTGCCGATTCTCGTCGTCGCCAACAAGGCCGATATCCGTGCGGGAGAGGAGGGCATGCTCTCCATGTCCACCGCCACCAGAGAGGGCGTGGACACGGTGCTCGCCGAGATCCTCTCACGCTATCAGGAGCCAGCCCCAGCTCCCGCTCAGGGCGCAGCCGAGGAGGAAGCCGAGGATGGCACCGCCGTTGAGGGGCGGGAGTCCGGCCTGTGGACGGCCGGAGAGGACGAACTTGAGGAGGACGGCCATACCGACGACTGACCCGGCCATTGCTCCGAGCGCCGGGACCGAGATGAACCAGAGGGCCGGTGTCGGGACGAAGACCTGGGCCGAGACGACGAGGATGGACGGCATGATCAGGTCGCCCATGCCCATGATAAATGCCCCGCGTTCTTCCTTCTCCTGCTGAAGGTTCATCCCTTCTTTTCTGAATGAAAAATCCCTCTTCTTTGGTATGACGAAGAGGATGGGCGTCTTGAGGTCGATGATACCCTCGGCAAGGGCGATCATGTGCTTTGTCCGGTACACCGAGAGGGCGTCATAGACGGCAAGGAGAGAGAGAAGGAGGACCACCGGCAGGACGGCAAGGGAGATCCCGAAGATGGAGGCGACGCCTCCGGCGATGAGGATGCCGAGGGTGTCGATGACGTACCACTCGGGGTACAGGAAGAGGACGGCCGTGGCTGCACCGGCGGCTGCGAGGGGCAGGATGAACGCGGCAGAGGAGACGCCGAGAGCGATGGCCGACAGAGTCCAGAAGATGTAGTAGAAAGTCAGGAATATGGAGAGCGCAACCAGTCCGAGGATCACTTTCTTCCCGCCGATCCTGATCAGACCGAGCATGAGGAGGGTGAAGGCCAGGAGGAGGCCGAGAAATATAAAGGGGTTTGCAACCGATGTCGGGTCTTCAAAGGCCGCAACGCCGGCCGCCTGCATCGGCAGGGCAAGGAGGATGCCGAGCACCTCGACCACGATCAGCATCACCGGCATCACCATCAGGGGCATGTTATTCCGAATATCCATTTCTGACCTCTTCTGATATCGTTAGATTAATTAATAGTTCCTTATCATCTAAAAGCATGGAGATCCGAGAAGCCCTCGTTGACATTGTCCTCACCATCGTCCTTGTCCTGTCCACCCTCACCTTAGTCTGGCGGGTCTGGCAGGACCTGACCATGGCTGTGGCGACGACTCTGATGATGCTCTCCCTTGGCGGCCTCTTTCTCTCGCTCGGGTACAAGATCCAGCAACTCGAGGC
This window of the Methanofollis ethanolicus genome carries:
- a CDS encoding PRC-barrel domain-containing protein, producing the protein MSTIFSRGLARKKVMSNDGMIIGQIKNLMVDLDTGEVIDLIVKPDASFDTAGYRMDGEHMLIAFEAVKDARDYIVVDRYLSKK
- a CDS encoding OB-fold nucleic acid binding domain-containing protein, with amino-acid sequence MNFHYALVDDLISREEFEKRVGERMKAAGGLLDENAASLLVVTDCGRHHQRIAGIAPGPSIVSFFGKVLSAGEPEEFAGKDGETGVRANLLLGDASGRIEVTLWDEKAGAAGEIEPGEVLEVIGRLAPRGGSVTALALRKSTVLIDCPMETERTCASPVGTGDLVVRILGIGDLREFTRGDGTGGAMVTAVIGDGSGTARLVCWDPAVLAASAAGDVVCIRGARGAVKAGGPEFSLDDRGSVTPSPEEVEVRTTPAAEVKAGECVSLEGRVAAVQPPRSFQTRTGERSYVQNLDLSDDSGTVRLVLWGDRALLGLAPGDDLRVYHARAKEGRSGGTEVSVGRGSMLLGAGEEDEEEIVFQGTTVPSALGMTLDNGTEAYLLPGDILPGQEVTVTGTRRGPRIIPQAVEPAEVDRQALERRLAALFDETC
- the lysA gene encoding diaminopimelate decarboxylase, whose protein sequence is MKLPSHLTVRDSRLHLGGVDCVSLAEEYGTPLYVTDLDRVTGNFRRFHAALAAHYPDVQVLFAAKANGNLAVIRALAAEGAGADVFSPGELELAIRAGMKPERLLFNGSSKSRADLALAVEKGVRVSVDSLDELHQLDAVAGEAGKTAEIAFRVNPALEVPTHPKIATGLATSKFGIPAQEIIGAYREALACEHIEPVGIHCHIGSQILEVEPFARSAEVMVRVAKEVTDLGVHLEFLDIGGGLGIPYHHDTDPAPTPADYAAAVMPVFLKGIRECGIDPALWVEPGRWLVGDSSVLLTRVNSVKKAHKTFVNVDAGFNLLIRPAMYDSYHEVLVADRADLPADGTYTVAGPICETGDILAHDRALPTPKAGDVIAVLDAGAYGYAMSSQYNSRPRCAEVAVSNGKHALMRRAETLDDVTAAMETPAWKE
- a CDS encoding CBS domain-containing protein, which translates into the protein MDLSLIQKEILITLITLYHRHSRAIKGEEIADVLKRNPGTVRNQMQSLKALSLVDGVPGPKGGYNPSVQAYRELNLTNYDQESHVPIARNGTEVEGANVAEIDFTTLCHPDICHALIRILGSVKVFDIGDQITIGPTPVNKLLVRGEIFGKDEVKSSLLISIIEMISLPKKSVRHYMSAPLLALSSDDTLKSAASFFAQHRIHGAPVMDGERLAGIVTLTDLADGLDQGLDLATPVTAVMTSDVVEADADTHLYEVIRRFKEREIGRLIVVEGGKPIGIITQSDIIGVFPAL
- a CDS encoding histone family protein, which translates into the protein MSELPIAPVGRIIKNAGAERVSADGSEALAALMEDYGTVLAREAIKLTRHAGRKTVKSVDIKMASEILK
- a CDS encoding phosphoglycolate phosphatase; translated protein: MLKAVVTDLDGTLTDARRRISTAAIETIRDLVDTGIPVVIASGNTICSLDILCKMIGTDGTIIGENGGVYRLCFDGQVHVAGRQSVCWDAYHRIEEHFAAEGQTLTLYSPDNRFADIAFARTVEPAEVAGVIADMPVRAIDTGFAIHLQYQGISKGTALSDLSLLMGLSPADFLAIGDSENDREMIGHAGIGATVDNATPGTKATADYVSEKRYGEGFVEIIRKYQKLFG
- a CDS encoding presenilin family intramembrane aspartyl protease PSH, which gives rise to MDIRNNMPLMVMPVMLIVVEVLGILLALPMQAAGVAAFEDPTSVANPFIFLGLLLAFTLLMLGLIRIGGKKVILGLVALSIFLTFYYIFWTLSAIALGVSSAAFILPLAAAGAATAVLFLYPEWYVIDTLGILIAGGVASIFGISLAVLPVVLLLSLLAVYDALSVYRTKHMIALAEGIIDLKTPILFVIPKKRDFSFRKEGMNLQQEKEERGAFIMGMGDLIMPSILVVSAQVFVPTPALWFISVPALGAMAGSVVGMAVLLKFVLSGRPQAGLPPLNGGAILGFLLGCALSGSWGWLLIA
- the radA gene encoding DNA repair and recombination protein RadA, translated to MPNVSMDLEDLPGVGPTTADKLREAGYATVEGIATASPADLAEAAEIGESSAKKIIKAARELADIGGFKTGVAVLEDRKEVKKLQTLVPEFDALLDGGLETKSISEFYGEFGSGKSQIAHQMAVNAQLPEEFGGLHGSCVYIDTENTFRPERIEQMVAGLEIPGYDTPPLMEFLERIHVAKGYTSDHQMLLVDSARDLANEMKDSDYPVRLIIIDSLTAHFRAEYAGRGTLSVRQQKLNRHMYDLAKIAEEYNAVALVTNQVQSNPGVFFGDPTKPIGGNIVGHAAKFRLYLRKSKGGRRIAKLVDSPNLPEGEAAFVVETSGLKP